The DNA sequence CTGGACCTGCGGCACCAGCTCGCGGACCATCGACGGGCGGCCGCGCCTCTCCCCTCGCGAGCTGGCGGCCGAGGTGGTGCGCCGGGCCGCAGCGGGGGAGGTGGCGGTGGTGTTCGGCGAGGAGCAGCGCGGCCTCTCCGACTCCGAGCTGGAGCTGTGCCAGGCGGTCTGCACCATCCCCACCACCTCGGCCTACGACTCCATGAACCTGGCGCAGGCCGTGGCGGTGGTCTCCTACGAGCTGGCGCTGGCGGCCGGTGCGGCCCTGGCCCCGGTGGCGCCGCCGGGCGAGCCGGCCCGCCACGCCACGGTGGAGGCCCTCTGGGCGCGGCTCGGCGCCGTGCTGGCCGGGGCCGGCTACCTGAACCCGCAGAACCCCGAGCTGATCCTGGCGGAGTGGCGGCGCCTGCTCACCCGCGCCGAGCCGACCCAGCGCGAGGTGGAGCTCCTGCTGGCCGCGGCCAAGACCCTGGAGCGGCAGCTCAAGCTGGAGGCCGGCGGCCGCTGACGGGCGGGGGTCCACCCGGCAGGGCGAGCGGCCGGGGACCGGGCGCGGGCCGGGTGCCCCGAGACGACGACGCCCGCCCCCCTCGTGGGAGGGAGCGGGCGCGCGTCGACCGGCTGGGGCGTGGCCCCGGGGGGACCGGCCGGGTGGCTAGGCCGCGGGGGCCGCCACCTGGTTCTTCTTCCGGCTCTTCTTCCAGGCGTCGTAGTGGGTCTCGCAGAGGCCGTGGCCGAAGACCTTCTTCTTGCAGTCCGGCTTGGAGCAGGTCTTGTAGCGGGCCGGCTTGGCCTCGAGCTCGCCCGACCGCCACTTCTTGAAGTGGAAGAAGCAGAGCCCCTTGGCGCGGAAGGCGCGCTTGCAGCCGGCCACGGTGCAGGCCTTCTTGCCGGCCGCCTTCGCCTTCGGCGCCGTCTTCTTGGTCTTGGTCTCGGTCTTGGTCTCGGCCATGTCTGTTCCTTCGAGGCTGCCTGCTGCGAGGCTGTCTGCTGCGAGGCGGACGTGCCCCGGAGCGCTGCGTTCTCTCAATGTCCGTCGCGGCCGCTGCACGGAGCGGGCCGCGGGAAAGGGGCACTCCTTACCTCGCCTGGCGTGCCGATGGCAACCTCGAACGGTCCGGTCCGACGGGCCTTTCAGCGCCTGGGCGCGTCGGCCAGGTGCTGGTCGAGCAGCCGGTCGAGGGCCCGCCGGTCCGCCTCGGTGTGCCCCTCCACCGGCGCCGGACCGGCCGGCTTCGCCCCGGTGCGCGCCTGGGCCTTGCTCCCGGGGCGCGCCGGCGCCCTGTCCGGGGCGCCGCCGCCGCGCATCTCGGCCCAGGTCCGGGCGGCGAAGTCGGTGGCGTCGTCGGCGGCGCGCCAGCGGTCGGCCAGGGTGCGCCCACCGAACGGCACCAGGAAGAGGAAGGCGGCCAGCGCGCCCAGCAGGACCGCGGCCTTCACGAGGCTCCACATGGACGGGAGGGTACCGCCGCCCGCCCGGCGAGCCAGTTTCCGGCCGCCGCGGCCGCCCGCGGCGGCCTTCCCGCCTGCGCCGCCCTTCCCGCTCCGGCCGGCCGCGGCGCCGCCGCCGCGCTTCACTCGAGCCACGGCCGGAGCTCCGCCACCCGGTCCACCAGCCGCACCGCGCCCGCCGCCCGCAGCTCGGCGCGCGGCCGGAAGCCCCAGGTGACGGCCACCATCGGCACGCCGGCCTGGCGCGCGGTCCGCACGTCGATGGGGCTGTCGCCGATGAAGACGGTGTCCTCCGGCCGGGCCCCCAGGCGGCGCATCAGCTCCAGCGTGCCGCCCGGGTCCGGCTTGCGGGGGGCCTCGTCGCCGCCGGTCACCAGGGCGAACCGGTCGAGCAGCCCCAGCCCGGCCAGGATGCGGCGGGCCACCCGGCCAGGCTTGTTGGTGTGGACCGCCAGCAGCCGGCCGCTGCGGGTGAGCAGCTCGGGGATGCCGGGGAAGGGGCGGGTGCGGTCGAGGCAGTGCAGGTCGTAGTGGCGCCACCAGGCCGCCAGCGCCGGGGCCGCCAGCTCCTGGTGCGGCGCCACCGCCCGCTCCAGCAGCAGGCGCGCCCCCTCGCCCACGTAGGACTCGATCTCCGCCCGGCTGCGGGCCGGGCGCCCCACCGCGGCCAGGGCGGCGTTCACCGAGGCGGCCAGGTCGTCGAGGGTGTCGAGCAGGGTGCCGTCGAGGTCCAGGATGGCGAGGCGGGTCACGTGGTGGGGGCTCCCGTCATGGTGCCGCGGCGGGCCAGGACGCGCGAGATGGCGTCGTGCACCGCGGGGTCGACCTGGGCGCCGCGCAGGGTGGCCAGGATGGCCACCACCTCGGGGGCCGAGTAGGCGCGCTGGTAGGGGCGCTCGCTGGTGCAGGCGTCCCAGGTGTCGGCGGCGTTGACGATGCGGGCCACCAGCGGGATGGCCTCGCCGCGCAGGCCGTCCGGGTAGCCCGCGCCGTCCCAGCGCTCGTGGTGGTGGCGG is a window from the Anaeromyxobacter sp. genome containing:
- a CDS encoding rRNA methyltransferase, whose translation is MSLGKVRLVLHRPASAENVGAAARVMKNFGLSRLAIVAPAAWEGSPRSGGEGTVRDDVFQRASRLARHASDLLTGAEVHQDLSGALAPATWTCGTSSRTIDGRPRLSPRELAAEVVRRAAAGEVAVVFGEEQRGLSDSELELCQAVCTIPTTSAYDSMNLAQAVAVVSYELALAAGAALAPVAPPGEPARHATVEALWARLGAVLAGAGYLNPQNPELILAEWRRLLTRAEPTQREVELLLAAAKTLERQLKLEAGGR
- a CDS encoding HAD-IA family hydrolase, whose protein sequence is MTRLAILDLDGTLLDTLDDLAASVNAALAAVGRPARSRAEIESYVGEGARLLLERAVAPHQELAAPALAAWWRHYDLHCLDRTRPFPGIPELLTRSGRLLAVHTNKPGRVARRILAGLGLLDRFALVTGGDEAPRKPDPGGTLELMRRLGARPEDTVFIGDSPIDVRTARQAGVPMVAVTWGFRPRAELRAAGAVRLVDRVAELRPWLE